Within Salvia splendens isolate huo1 chromosome 21, SspV2, whole genome shotgun sequence, the genomic segment agtttatttcataagCTTTCTAGAGATCTTTTCCCTAAGTCGGAAAACTGGACCTCTTCTACCTTGATTCACTCTTAATCGAAAAAAACATTATTAATCAGTAATTAGTTACTACATTTAATAATGGTAAAGACCACAAATTAGTATTTATGCACTCAGATTAATTTACCAGAGTAGAAGGCGGGAAACATGACGTGTATTGATGAACAATGTGCGAATTCTCACAAGATGGCCCTGAGAACGAATTGAAGTcaaatattatgaaattttttaaaatttgtttttcaCCGCTAACTTTAAACTAAGTATCATGAATATAatattttcactatttttttctttatttctcttattttaataatttcgtATCTAATCAAAAGTTTGTATTCTTCAGATATGAAAGGAGTATTTGTTCTATATCTACTAAAAAACACATTCACCAAACTGTTTCCTTAAAACACGTACCTTCTCTTTGTGATCAGGTCAAGTAATGATTTTAACTCATTTGCAAATATACCCCTATTTAATTCTCTAGAATATAATAGGAGTAATTGTCTAAGAATAAATATAGGCATATATAAAATGTGCTTGTATAATTGTCTTTCATAATGAATTTCTTAAGTAGCAATTGGCTTTCATAATGATTTTCTTAATTCATGCGAAAATTTCAACTATCTTATATTATTAGAACGGCCATTGATACATACATAGATTTAAATAAAACAAGCCTACACACATATATTGATTTGAACAAGCAAAGTTGAGTAGTGGGCTCATTCAAAGCAAGAACCCAGTATTTGACCTTGTTTAGCCaactatttatcaaaataaataaataaaattgagacAGATAACAGTTGGATTTCGACCAATTCAAATACTTGTACAGTGACAATTGTGTGAAAATTGGAAAAAGGCTAAATCAGATGAATACAAGAGAAAGAGAGCAAACAAGCTAACATCCATTCTCTCTCTAGCTTCAAGAATCATCATATATATGTTTACATAGGAGATGAAGACGAGAAGCAGATGCTCAGATCCATCGGCGGCGACTACGGGAGCTCTGAGCGCCTTGGAACCACCTATCCCAGTCGGCCTCCACCGGAGCTCTAGTCCTGCAATCAACCatatagtataatttaattatgtaacatTACCAATaatcaacttaattaattacatcATTACAAAAATGCTAAGCTTATTAATCCTTACACCGGAAGCAGAGCGTCTGGAACTGAATCCACGCTTGCGATTACACTGTCACTCAAAATGAGCATATGAGCAAGTAATTGCACGTATTAAGGTGACGTTCAGTACGTTAGACAATACAATATGAGATAAGCCATAAAGATATTCAACTAGGACCAAATTAGTTACATGGACAGAGGTAAAATGGATAATCGTGAGATAAAATATAATCGTGGCACGATAGAGACGGGATAGTTACAAAGAAACATGACGATTAGACGGTCCCTAAGAGTTTGTTTGATTATCTTATCCTTCAAATACTCGGTCTTATTTTGGCTAAAGAGTCAAAGTAAAAGTCAACTGATCATTTTGACCGATTTTGCTCCCGACTTCTCTATAAATGAATGGATATCCCTCACCCTTTACGAGCTCTTTTAAGGGACGAGTGGTCctaagggcatcattaaccccgtccccatttccggcctcaagtcccctccacgtcatcattcctctacagttgcggcccaggccccaactgctgtaaccctgcaggttgcggcccgggccgcaactaataaatgacactattcacaactccaacctatttaactcgtaaacgcaattcgttgaacaattgaaaccgggaaaatgcaatattcattagaaattaacattacattactagacgaagcaaatttgaaatacaagaaacccgggccacgactactacttcttcatttgggcacgaaggtaggcgatcatctcacggtgcaactcgatcTCCTCGCCCGACATCTTCGatgtatccctcgatgtcaactccgtcagctggctcatccgccatgtaatattcatctccgacaaagtgtcggccatcttatccagagacggattggtcggcggtggcaccatagcggagttgctcgcagctgccttcccctttgctttcctcttggccgcctttgttcctatcgggcggctctgaatgctaggagaggagcAGAAGACATCGTCGTCCGTCACCTAAACCCTGAACcgctggtgtacttcgggctcttctcgacgagcttccaaacttcgaagtacttgaaggtcttcttcccgtcagtgaagaacgcatccttcgccttctcgacgaggtccgcctcgctgtgcccgctcggccacatacggactacgttggcccactttccgttccacttgctcatatccgcctggacccggccccaatgcttgcgcagcttcacgtagctacgctcgatcgaCCCTTCCGGACGGCCAGCGTTATATTTCTGCGCAATCCGCTCCCAAAAAGCCTTGTCggtctgctggttgccgatgataggatcctcggcgacatcgatgtagttcctcgcaagccacaaTGTCTCGTGCGGAGTGTACTTCTTCGGCCTATCCTCCTCCCCGACCTTCTCCTTTCCCCgctcttgagcgggctccatctcactgagCTCGAACTCTTCGGTGTTGACCGGCGATGTAATGTcgacgttgctaccgactcccggactaggtTGTGTCTGTGATGGTTGCGACGacggtatgtaccaattgttcgagttaacgaactcctccatctcacgttgatcgccgttgaaccaatccattggcgccgaaacaaagggtataatagagtattgaaatggaacgcgggattgaaatggatggaacgcaagctcgtatttatagacatcgaattaaaaaaaaaaaattggatttgcGGCCCGACCCGAagagcgtgtaacgctgggccgggacgcgggacatgcggcccgtcaccgtgcaaccccgtcccgggccgggacgcgggacgctccccaggtcgggaacgcggccccaggacgggcctgagccgtgactctcctccgtgcaacgctcgggacgggccgggactcgcgagatgcggcccggccccttgcgttacagatgctctaaTAGCCTATGTCTAATAGCCTCCAAACAAAATTGGTCTTTTGTGTATATGAAGATTGAAGTATAAATATTGCAGATTATCTAATTTGtcattaaaaatgtaaaaaaaacaattagtaGTTGAGAGAGAGGGTTTACGCTGGACAAACAGTGGATACTCCGCCGATAGTTTCTAATTCAACTAGCTCATCCTgcataagaataaaataaaataaataagcaaACTCTTCAATGTCAACAAATTGCtcggaaaaggaaaaaaaaggaagaaagagaagaagTTGAATTGATTGAGTGCCTGCATAATTTGGATTTCCTGATTGAGGAAGGAAATTGCAGCTAACATTCTGTGCTTTCCCATATGGCCAGAAGTCGAGGACGCCATTGCCGATGAGGCGGCTGAGCTGCGCTTGTGGGGCTGTTCACCCGCTTGCGGCGGAGCTCGATCCATCTGCGCGGCGGCGGAGGCTGTGGTTAAGCGATTATAAatagaaatggaaatggaaatggaaatggaaatggatccAGCTGAGATGAGGAGTCGGTGACATGGAAAGTGGTCAAAAGTGGAAGCTGGAATGCCGAATCTCACTTGTTTTGTGGGGATAATTATgagcaattaaataattattgtgGGGATAAGCTTGCACATTTATTACTATTCTTGATAGGAAATAACATAAATTTTAGTAAAACTAGTACCACACCCAGTCCGATGCTCGACCAAATTGATTTTCTATTTGCATTAATTCAAAACTGTGAATTCACATGTATCGAATGAgaatcaatattattatttgagTAGAGCCTAAAATTAGTCCTAAACATAgattaattttatgattttggtcttaaacattacgttttgaattatttggtcccACACATTTCAATTCGAGTCAGACTCAATCTAAAATGGACGGAGCCGTTAAATAGTAACGGTCAACATATGTTAACCTGATTTTGACCGAAATTAAACTCTTAATTTTGATTATTAGcaactaattaatttaaaatactgaacaaataaattacaaaaaatgtgttttctccttccctttttttttattcttcttcttctttctcagtTCTACTTTAAAGAACCCTTGTTCTTGCAACAACCCAAAATTACAAGTGCCCTTCGTTTGTCAAACCTCCCCC encodes:
- the LOC121785565 gene encoding guanine nucleotide-binding protein subunit gamma 2-like, with product MDRAPPQAGEQPHKRSSAASSAMASSTSGHMGKHRMLAAISFLNQEIQIMQDELVELETIGGVSTVCPAVIASVDSVPDALLPVTRAPVEADWDRWFQGAQSSRSRRRWI